A single window of Phaenicophaeus curvirostris isolate KB17595 chromosome 24, BPBGC_Pcur_1.0, whole genome shotgun sequence DNA harbors:
- the AMPD2 gene encoding AMP deaminase 2, translated as MAAPAKCPFKKRGSLQAPPPAELRGGATVRPLQSARSLPGTPHCLKHFPVDLRTSMDGKYKEIAEELFCRSLAESEMRTAPYEFPEESPIEQLEERRQRLERQISQDVKLEPDILLRAKQDFLKIDSAADLQLFKEQSEDLVDHVPKEREVLLEREFQRVTISGEEKCGVPFTDLLDAAKSVVKALFLREKYMGLSLQSFCKTTARYLQELSEKPLETRGYEEVPETPVAADAPVHPPFAEQHPYEKWDPKTMPPDLGFGLKMVGGVVHVYTKQDVTDKSTELDLPYPDLQEFIADMNFLMALIINGPIKSFCYRRLQYLSSKFQMHVLLNEMKELAAQKKVPHRDFYNIRKVDTHIHASSCMNQKHLLRFIKRAMKKHLDEIVHVEKGKEQTLKEVFETMNLTAYDLSVDTLDVHADRNTFHRFDKFNAKYNPIGESILREIFIKTDNRISGKYFAHIIKEVMSDLEESKYQNAELRLSIYGRSRDEWDKLARWAVNHRVHSNNVRWLVQVPRLFDVYRTKRQLANFQEMLENIFLPLYEATIHPAQHPELHLFLEHVDGFDSVDDESKPEHHIFNLDSPLPGNWVEEDNPPYSYYLYYMYANMTVLNHLRRKRGFHTFVLRPHCGEAGPIHHLVSGFMVSENISHGLLLRKAPVLQYLYYLAQIGIAMSPLSNNSLFLSYHRNPLPEYLSRGLMVSLSTDDPLQFHFTKEPLMEEYSIATQVWKLSSCDMCELARNSVLMSGFSHKVKSYWLGPHYLKEGPEGNDIRRTNVPDIRVSYRFETLCQELTLITQAVQTEELETIQEEDALTITSTLGTH; from the exons ATGGCCGCCCCGGCCAAGTGCCCCTTCAAGAAACGGGGCAGCCTGCAGGCGCCCCCCCCCGCAG AGCTGCGGGGGGGGGCAACGGTGCGGCCCCTGCAGTCGGCGCGTTCGCTGCCTGGGACCCCGCACTGCCTGAAGCATTTCCCGGTGGACCTGCGCACATCCATGGACGGCAAATACAAGGAGATCGCTGag GAGCTGTTTTGCCGCTCGCTGGCCGAGAGCGAGATGCGCACGGCGCCCTACGAGTTCCCAGAGGAGAGCCCCATCGAGCAGCTGGAGGAGCGGCGCCAGCGCCTCGAGCGCCAGATCAGCCAGGATGTCAA ACTCGAGCCCGACATTTTGCTCAGAGCCAAACAGGACTTCTTGAAAATTGACAGTGCTGCGGACTTACA GCTCTTCAAGGAGCAGAGCGAGGACCTGGTGgaccatgtccccaaggagcgggaggtgctgctggagcGGGAGTTCCAGCGGGTCACCATCTccggggaggagaagtgcggg GTGCCCTTCACGGACCTTCTGGATGCAGCCAAGAGTGTGGTGAAGGCGTTGTTCCTACGGGAGAAGTACATGGGGTTGTCACTGCAGAGCTTCTGTAAAACCACTGCCCGGTACCTGCAGGAGCTCTCTGAGAAGCCCCTAGAGACCCGTGGCTACGAGGAGGTGCCTGAGACCCCTGTGGCCGCTG ATGCCCCTGTGCATCCCCCATTTGCGGAGCAGCACCCCTACGAGAAGTGGGACCCCAAGACCATGCCACCTGATCTGGGCTTTGGGCTGAAGATGGTGGGTGGCGTGGTGCACGTTTACACCAAGCAGGATGTCACCGACAA GAGCACGGAGCTGGACCTGCCATACCCCGATCTGCAGGAGTTCATTGCCGACATGAATTTCCTCATGGCTTTGATCATCAATGGGCCCAT TAAATCCTTCTGCTACCGCCGGCTGCAGTACCTGAGCTCCAAGTTCCAGATGCACGTGCTGCTCAATGAGATGAAGGAGCTGGCGGCCCAGAAGAAGGTCCCCCACCGCGACTTCTACAACATCCGCAAG GTGGACACCCACATCCACGCCTCGTCCTGCATGAACCAGAAGCATCTCCTGCGCTTCATTAAGAGAGCCATGAAGAAGCACCTGGATGAAATTGTCcatgtggagaagggcaaggagcaGACGCTCAAGGAGGTCTTTGAGACAATGAACCTCACCGCCTATGACCTGAGTGTAGACACACTGGATGTCCATGCG GACCGCAACACCTTCCACCGCTTTGACAAGTTCAACGCCAAGTACAACCCCATTGGTGAGTCCATCCTGCGGGAGATCTTCATCAAGACGGACAACCGCATCTCAGGGAAGTACTTTGCCCACATCATCAAG gaggtgatgTCCGACCTGGAGGAGAGCAAGTACCAAAACGCTGAGCTGCGGCTCTCCATCTACGGCCGCTCTCGGGATGAGTGGGACAAGCTGGCCCGCTGGGCTGTCAACCACCGTGTCCACTCCAACAATGTCCGCTGGCTTGTGCAAGTGCCCCGGCTCTT CGATGTCTACCGAACAAAGAGACAGTTGGCCAACTTCCAGGAGATGCTGGAAAACATCTTCCTGCCCCTCTACGAGGCCACTATCCACCCTGCCCAACATCCGGAGCTGCACCTCTTCTTGGAACAC GTGGATGGCTTCGACAGCGTGGATGACGAATCCAAACCAGAGCATCACATCTTCAACCTGGACAGCCCCTTGCCAGGCAACTGGGTGGAGGAGGACAATCCCCCCTACTCCTACTACCTGTACTACATGTATGCCAACATGACAGTGCTCAACCACCTCCGACG GAAGCGAGGCTTCCACACCTTTGTCCTGCGCCCACACTGCGGTGAGGCCGGCCCCATCCATCACCTCGTCTCGGGCTTCATGGTCTCGGAGAACATCTCTCATGGTTTGCTGCTCCGCAAG GCCCCTGTCCTGCAGTACCTCTACTACCTGGCACAGATTGGCATTGCCATGTCCCCGCTGAGCAACAACAGCCTCTTCCTCAGCTACCACCGCAACCCCCTGCCTGAGTACCTCTCCCGGGGGCTCATGGTCTCCCTCTCCACCGACGACCCCCTCCAGTTCCACTTCACCAAG GAGCCGCTGATGGAGGAGTACAGCATTGCCACCCAAGTCTGGAAGCTCAGCTCCTGCGACATGTGTGAACTGGCCCGCAACAGCGTCCTGATGAGTGGCTTCTCCCACAAG GTGAAGAGCTACTGGCTGGGGCCCCACTACCTGAAGGAGGGTCCAGAGGGCAATGACATCCGTCGCACCAACGTCCCTGACATCCGTGTGAGCTACCGCTTCGAGACGCTGTGCCAGGAGCTGACCCTCATCACACAGGCAGTGCAGACTGAGGAGCTGGAGACCATCCAGGAGGAGGATGCGCTCACCATCACCTCCACCCTGGGCACACACTGA
- the LOC138730539 gene encoding glutathione S-transferase 2: protein MVLTLGYWDIRGLAHAIRLLLEYTETPYQERLYRPGPAPDFDPSDWTNEKEKLGLDFPNLPYLIDGNTKLTQSNAILRYIARKHKMCGETEEEILRVDMLENQLMDLRMNFARLCYNPDFEKLKPAYLEQLPRKLRELSQFLGSRPWFAGEKITFVDFLAYDILDQQRMFVPDCPELKGNLDRFMQRFEALEKISAYMKSGRFMKTPIFWRTAKWCNTKD, encoded by the exons ATGGTGCTCACGCTGGGCTACTGGGACATCCGAGGG CTGGCCCATGCCATCCGCCTGCTGCTGGAGTACACGGAGACCCCCTACCAGGAGCGTCTGTACCGTCCCGGTCCTG ccccagaCTTCGATCCGAGCGACTGGACCAATGAGAAGGAGAAACTAGGACTCGACTTCCCCAAC ctgccctATCTCATTGATGGCAACACCAAGCTGACGCAGAGCAACGCCATCCTGCGCTACATCGCCCGCAAGCACAAGATGT GTGGTGAGACCGAGGAGGAGATCCTGCGCGTGGACATGCTGGAGAATCAGCTCATGGATTTGCGGATGAACTTCGCCCGGCTATGCTACAACCCTGACTTT GAGAAGCTGAAGCCGGCGTACCTGGAGCAGCTGCCCAGGAAGCTGCGGGAGCTGTCGCAGTTCCTGGGCTCCCGGCCGTGGTTTGCAGGGGAGAAG ATCACTTTTGTGGACTTTCTGGCGTATGACATACTGGACCAGCAACGCATGTTTGTGCCCGACTGCCCAGAGTTGAAGGGCAACCTGGATCGCTTCATGCAGCGGTTCGAG GCGCTGGAGAAGATCTCTGCCTACATGAAGTCAGGGCGCTTCATGAAGACCCCCATTTTCTGGCGGACGGCAAAGTGGTGCAACACCAAGGATTGA
- the LOC138730541 gene encoding glutathione S-transferase 2-like translates to MVLTLGYWDIRGLAHAIRLLLEYTETPYQERLYRPGPAPDFDRSDWTNEKEKLGLDFPNLPYLIDGNTKLTQSNAILRYIARKHKMCGETEEEILRVDVLLNHIVDLCDSFAQLCYNPDFEKLKPAYLEQLPRKLRELSRFLGSRPWFAGEKLTFVDFLAYDFLDMQRIFVPECPELQGNLGHFVQHFEALEKISAYMKSGRFIKTPIFSWTAIWGNTKE, encoded by the exons ATGGTGCTCACGCTGGGCTACTGGGACATCCGAGGG CTGGCCCATGCCATCCGCCTGCTGCTGGAGTACACGGAGACCCCCTACCAGGAGCGTCTGTACCGTCCCGGTCCTG ccccagacTTCGATCGAAGCGACTGGACCAATGAGAAGGAGAAACTAGGACTCGACTTCCCCAAC ctgccctATCTCATTGATGGCAACACCAAGCTGACGCAGAGCAACGCCATCCTGCGCTACATCGCCCGCAAGCACAAGATGT GTGGTGAGACCGAGGAAGAGATCCTGCGCGTGGACGTGCTGCTAAACCACATAGTGGATTTGTGCGACAGCTTCGCCCAACTGTGCTACAACCCCGACTTT GAGAAGCTGAAGCCGGCGTACCTGGAGCAGCTGCCCAGGAAGCTGCGGGAGCTGTCGCGGTTCCTGGGCTCCCGGCCGTGGTTTGCAGGGGAGAAG CTCACATTCGTGGACTTCCTGGCATATGACTTTCTTGACATGCAACGGATTTTTGTGCCTGAGTGCCCCGAACTGCAGGGTAACCTGGGCCACTTTGTGCAGCACTTTGAG gcactggagAAGATCTCTGCCTACATGAAGTCTGGGCGCTTCATCAAGACCCCCATTTTCTCTTGGACGGCGATCTGGGGCAACACCAAGGAGTGA
- the LOC138730542 gene encoding glutathione S-transferase Mu 3-like, with the protein MAVLGYWDIRGLAHAIRLLLEYTETPYEDKLYSCGEAPDYDKSQWINEKEKLGLDFPNLPYFIDGNTKLTQSNAILRYIARKHKMCGETDEEILRVDMLENQIMDFRMSLVMVCYNPDFEKLKPGYLEQLPGKLKLFSNFLGDRKWFAGEKLTFVDFLMFDVLEQNRIFEPKCLEPFKNLKDFMDRFGALEKVAAYMKSPRFLKMPINNKMAKWGSKKE; encoded by the exons ATGGCGGTGCTGGGATACTGGGACATCCGCGGC cttGCCCACGCCATCCGCCTGCTCCTGGAGTACACAGAGACACCCTACGAGGACAAGCTCTATAGCTGTGGGGAAG CTCCTGACTATGACAAGAGCCAATGGATCAATGAGAAGGAGAAGCTGGGCCTTGACTTCCCCAAT ctcccataTTTCATTGATGGCAACACCAAGCTGACGCAGAGCAATGCCATCCTGCGCTACATCGCCCGCAAGCACAAGATGT GTGGTGAGACGGACGAGGAGATCCTCCGTGTGGACATGCTGGAGAACCAGATCATGGATTTCCGCATGAGCCTGGTGATGGTCTGCTACAACCCTGACTTT GAGAAGCTCAAGCCGGGCTACCTGGAGCAGCTGCCAGGGAAGCTGAAGCTCTTCTCCAACTTCTTGGGGGACAGAAAGTGGTTTGCAGGGGAGAAG CTCACCTTCGTGGACTTCCTCATGTTTGATGTACTGGAGCAGAACCGCATCTTTGAGCCCAAGTGCCTGGAGCCCTTCAAGAACCTGAAGGATTTCATGGACCGCTTTGGG GCCCTGGAGAAGGTGGCTGCCTACATGAAGTCCCCTCGCTTCCTGAAGATGCCGATCAACAACAAGATGGCCAAGTGGGGCAGCAAGAAGGAGTAG